The region CCTCTCGTGAATCCAGGCTCAAAAAAATAGATGCAAACAACATCGTACCTTTTGCTCGTAAGCAAGCACTCGTTGCTGCCTAAATACCTCTAACGGTTCGAGCGTCTGTCATTTGACTCCGTTAAGGATGGCGGACAAACCCCAACGGATGCGCTAGACCACCACCTCTGGTTGGTGCCTGGCTAAGACCTTACCAGAGCATCCTATCGTCCGGGATAATGGACGATTCCCGCCGTGAGGATCAGATCGGCTAAACCTGTGAATGAGTGATGTATTAATACCCAGAGCGGACACGGGTTCGACTCCCGTCAGCTCCATTCGATAATTTCTCAACCTTTACATTAGAAATTATGACCCCGTAGTTGCTGCTATTTAGCGCTGACGAACCGTTCTTTAGCGATCGCCCGTAGCACTTCCAGGTCTTCCCGCCGAGAAATCGATAATGGCACGGTGGAGTGGATAGCGTCCAGCAGCAATTCAGTGGTCAGTGGTTGTTTTAGGTAAAGGGCATGATAGAGCGCGGTGATCACGGCTTGTTCAATTTCAGCACCGCTGTAGCCAGCAGTTGCAGCAACTAGAACAGGGAGATCAAAGGCTTGCAGGAGTTGTTTGCGCTGGGTCAAATGGATTTGCAGAATGACTTCTCGCTCTTGGGCATCGGGTAAATCGACAAAGAAAATTTCATCAAACCGTCCCTTTCGCAGCAGTTCTGGTGGAATTTTGGAAATATCATTAGCAGTCGCAACGACAAACACCTCCTGTGACTTTTCTTGCATCCAAGTGAGAAACGATCCAAACATCCGCCGACTCAATCCGCCATCCGCTTCGCTATCACTTGCACCCAGGCTTTTCTCAATTTCATCGATCCACAAGACGCAGGGAGCCATTGATTCCGCCAATTTAATGGCTTCCCGGAAGTTCTTTTCCGATTCGCCTACATATTTGTCGTACAGTTTTCCGGCATCCAGTTTCAGCAGGGGCAATTTCCAGTCATGGGCGATCGCTTTTGCCGCCATCGATTTACCGCAACCCTGAATACCCACAATTAAAATACCTTTGGGCGGAGTCAAGCTCAATGCCTGCGCCTGGGAGCTAAAGCCAAGTCGTGCCCGTGATAACCAGTGTTTGAGCCCAGCAAATCCGCCCAATTCAGGAGTGTTGCCATTGGTAGGCAAGTACTCTAACATGCTTTCTTCCCGAATAATCTGCGCCTTTCGATGCAGAATACGCTCCACATCGTTAATCGTGAGTTTGCCATCATCCAGAGCAGCGTAGGCGACCACTTGACGGGCTTGCTTCAGCGTCATGCCGCGCAGGGCAAACACCAGAGATTGCATCTCATGAGCTTGAATTTGTACTTGAATGCGGTTTTTGGCAGAAAGCGATCGCACCACCTCTGAAACAACCTGTTGCAACTCATCTCGTCCTGGCAATTTCAGATCAAAATACACCGCATCATGGGCAATTTCCGGCGGTAAGGATATGCTACTACCGCTCACTACCAGAGCAGAACGATTATGAGAAAACTGTTGCGCTACTTCCCGAAACTGTCTCTGCACCACTGGATCGCTCAAATGTTTAGCAAAATCTTTCAGCCAAAAGACAGCTCGTAACGAGACCTCCTGAATAGTCTCCAACACATCTACTGGATCAACCGTGCGTTCCAGGGCAGCAGGCTTCTGAATTCCAGCAGCACTAGCACACTCATCCGTCCAGCGATTCTCATTTCCAGGAGAACGGTACAGTCCACGTGTGATGCTCCATTCAAACAGAGCAATTTTCATTTGGTGCACCGCTTCTTTGAGCAAGGTTTGAACCCGCTCTTCTTCCACGGTTTCAATCACAATTACAGGATGAAATGACAATAGTAGAGTTTGAAAACAATGAATGCGATCTAGAAGTGTCATGGTCATGGGGGCATGTAGCTAGCCTTAGTATGCCCATAGCTTCAAGCAGTTCACGGAAGGTTCCAGACACCTAGAACATTCTTAATCACAAGTCAGTTATTGCCTTGAATTGCATTTATGTCTCAGAGGATGCTTTAAAGGTCTAATGCGAAGGTATTGGGATGGCTAAAGCTAGCACTATAAGCTGAAAAATCCTGACAGGGACTAATTGGTTTTAATCCTCTCAACATCTCCTCTGACTTTGGTAAGACCCATTCCATATAATTTTCGGGCTTGATTCCGCCGTAGATCTTAAACTGTTGCTTCATATAGCTACATAGGAGCTTCATAAATTCTGTCCGGATCGAAAAGTCCAGAAGGTGTAACAGTTGGTGCGTCGAATCATCAGCAATTTTACTGAGATTTGTAAAGCATTGCAGGAGAAGAAACTGACAAGTTCAGGGAAAGCACTGATAGGAGCTTCACGGTTTCCAGCAGCGTCAGGCTCAAACCAATGTCTTAACCAAATCGATGAAGCGTTGCTGCTGTTCGACAAGCTGCATCAGGGAGCATCACAACTACAGACCCAGCCTGTTGCCAGTGGGTCTATCAGCGATCGCAAGTTGATGTGTGCCACCTAAGGAGTTCCGAGTTCATGAATCCGCTGCCTTCTGCTCAACTGCTGTTTCCCCAAGATCCGTCTCTCAATCCCTTCAACTCCATCCCGCCATTCCAGACTCCTATCAACGAACTGAATACCCCGGTGTTTCGCTCTGCCTCCAGCAGCTATGAGGTGGTGTTTATCGATAGTGCGATCGCTGATACCCAGGCGCTTCTAGTAGGAGTGAGTGCCAGTGCTGAAGTAGTGCTCCTGGATGCTTCCCGGGATGGTATTGCCCAAATTAGTGACTTTCTGGCACAGCGCAGCAACATTTCCGCCCTGCATATTGTGTCTCATGGCAGTGCGGGCAATCTGTTACTGGGAAATGCTGCTCTCAACGTCAACACGCTTGATTATTACGCCACATCGCTGCAAGGCTGGGCAAAATCTTTCACCACGGGCGCAGATATTCTTTTGTACGGCTGTGATGTAGCAGCGGGTGATTTAGGCAACCACTTTGTACGATCGCTGGGTTTTCTCACTGGGGCCGACATTGCTGCGTCTAATAACCTGACGGGGAATGCAGCTCTGGGTGGGGACTGGGAATTAGAGGTAAATACTGGGGAGATCGCCGCAAATCTAATCTTTCGAGCCGAGGCGATCGCAAACTATCAGGGCACCTTCGCCATTATTGATGCGGCTGATTACAACGCTTTGCGGAATGGGGTGAATCAGTTTCTCAATGCAGCGCAAACTGCGATGAATACTCTGGTTTGGGCAAGTAATTTACCACTGGTTGGCAATCAACTCGCCAGTACAACCCAACTTTTCCAGGATGTGTTCACCAACGTGCAGGCTGCCTGGACAGCGCTGGACGCGATCGCCAATGCAGACAGTGACAGCAACGGTATCCCCGACGGCGTTGATAGCATCATCATTCAAACCCAGTTAGCGACTCAGCTTGCCCCGTGGTTAGCACCAGCGGGCATTACGATTGATGAAACAGCCACCAATTTACGATTCACGCTAAATCTGAGTCGATTGATCAGTTCTACATTGGGGTTTGATCTGGGACTGGGCGCGATCGGGCTATCAGTCAACGGCAACGTCAGCACTGGCTTAGATTATCAACTGCCCCTCACCTTTGGCGTGGATCTCACGAGCAGCGAATTCTATGTCGATACCAGCGCCGTCAACGAACTGAACATCGGTGTTGCCATCACCACCCCTGGGCTGAACGCTACCGGACAACTCGGTTTTTTGCAAGTGCAGGTGCAGGATAGCACAACAGATGCCACCGAATTCACAGGTAATTTCCGCATTGATTTGCGTGACCCCAACAGTGATGGACGACTGACCGCGGCAGAACTAGCAAGTATTACCCCAGCACAATTGCTCACCCCCCGATTGGAAGCGGTAGCAGATGTCAATCTGGTGCTAACAACTAGCTTCGGCGGTTCAGCCGTCTTTCCTTCTCTACAAACTGACTTCAACCTGGATTGGTCTTTTAGTCCATCTGACCCCAATCTTGCTGGTGGACTACCAATCGTGGCATTCAACAATGTCCGGATGAATCTTGGCAGCTTCTTTAGCAATTTTGTCTCACCAATCGCTACTGAAGTTAAACAGGTGCTCGACCCAATTCAGCCGATTCTGGATGTACTGAATACCCGAATGCCTGTGTTATCGGATATTGAGCTTCTACGAGATATCTATGACGACAATGCCGATGGCAAAGTTTCACTGGTTGAATTCATCGGCATTTCCAGTGGCAATCAGGCAGCAGTCAAGTTTATCAACGCCGTTTCGCAGTTTAAGCAATTCATTGATGCAATCCCAACGGGTGTGGGCGATGTTTACATTCCGCTCGGCAACTTGCGGCTCAACGAAACACCTGGAACTGATCTGCGCAGCCTGGCAAATCTCAACAGCTTAGGCATTAGCAATTTTGATAACCTGGCGACAGGATTGCCCGGTGTGGATGATGCCACTCGCACCATTGTCGAAAATTTCCGCAATCAGGCGGGCGACTCGCGGTTCGACGGCGGGTTAGCCTTTCCAATCCTGCAAAATCCCACGACTGCGTTTGGCTTGCTGCTAGGACGAGACGTGTCTCTCTTCACTTTTGACCTACCCACGCTGGAAGTCGATTTTGCCATCACTCACTTTTTCCCAATCCTCGGTCCGTTGGGAGTACGTTTATCTGGAAATT is a window of Leptolyngbyaceae cyanobacterium JSC-12 DNA encoding:
- a CDS encoding AAA+ family ATPase (IMG reference gene:2510096411~PFAM: ATPase family associated with various cellular activities (AAA)) yields the protein MTMTLLDRIHCFQTLLLSFHPVIVIETVEEERVQTLLKEAVHQMKIALFEWSITRGLYRSPGNENRWTDECASAAGIQKPAALERTVDPVDVLETIQEVSLRAVFWLKDFAKHLSDPVVQRQFREVAQQFSHNRSALVVSGSSISLPPEIAHDAVYFDLKLPGRDELQQVVSEVVRSLSAKNRIQVQIQAHEMQSLVFALRGMTLKQARQVVAYAALDDGKLTINDVERILHRKAQIIREESMLEYLPTNGNTPELGGFAGLKHWLSRARLGFSSQAQALSLTPPKGILIVGIQGCGKSMAAKAIAHDWKLPLLKLDAGKLYDKYVGESEKNFREAIKLAESMAPCVLWIDEIEKSLGASDSEADGGLSRRMFGSFLTWMQEKSQEVFVVATANDISKIPPELLRKGRFDEIFFVDLPDAQEREVILQIHLTQRKQLLQAFDLPVLVAATAGYSGAEIEQAVITALYHALYLKQPLTTELLLDAIHSTVPLSISRREDLEVLRAIAKERFVSAK